A region from the Spiroplasma taiwanense CT-1 genome encodes:
- a CDS encoding nucleoside hydrolase encodes MDKIPIIIDTDPGIDDTVALAIAINQEKFDIKLISTVARNANIDLVTENALKIITLFNANIEVSKGCYKPILRSPVYAYDIHGNTELDGYDFKNLLIICY; translated from the coding sequence ATGGATAAAATACCGATTATTATCGATACTGATCCAGGTATTGATGATACTGTTGCTTTGGCAATTGCAATCAACCAAGAAAAATTTGATATTAAGTTAATTTCCACAGTTGCACGAAATGCAAATATTGATTTAGTTACTGAAAATGCATTAAAAATAATTACTTTATTTAATGCAAATATAGAGGTTTCAAAAGGTTGTTATAAACCTATTTTAAGAAGTCCTGTTTATGCTTATGATATTCATGGCAATACAGAATTAGATGGCTATGATTTTAAAAACCTTCTAATAATATGTTATTAA
- a CDS encoding ROK family protein has protein sequence MDFDFIGLACPGPLNLKTGEIINTPNLPAWNGKNLVEEFKKIFLNKEIKFNNNANVAALGQFSIRKVIESLLYFTVSTRIGAGFINEGKIFNGFTGKACEIANALPKISTIEPSKSGFEYLASGKNIAKRLQELGVKVENAKEAFEIFKTRKNSIVSDYFITMEIELISLFSTAIYFLNPEIIVIGGSVAMNNQDWFNAIFNKVLEVTSDISYKTKFEFAKELDDSTLIGCCEL, from the coding sequence ATGGATTTTGATTTCATAGGTTTGGCTTGTCCTGGACCACTTAACTTAAAAACAGGAGAAATTATAAATACTCCAAATTTGCCAGCTTGAAATGGTAAAAATTTAGTAGAAGAATTTAAAAAAATCTTTTTAAATAAGGAAATAAAATTTAATAATAACGCAAATGTTGCAGCATTAGGTCAATTTTCTATAAGAAAAGTTATTGAATCACTATTATATTTTACAGTTTCAACAAGAATAGGAGCTGGTTTTATAAATGAAGGAAAAATTTTTAATGGTTTTACTGGTAAAGCATGTGAAATTGCAAACGCTTTACCAAAAATAAGCACAATAGAACCATCAAAAAGTGGATTTGAATACTTGGCAAGTGGAAAAAATATTGCCAAAAGACTACAAGAACTTGGTGTAAAAGTGGAAAATGCAAAAGAAGCTTTTGAAATTTTTAAAACAAGAAAAAATTCAATAGTTAGTGATTATTTTATTACAATGGAAATAGAGTTAATCAGTCTATTCTCAACAGCAATCTATTTCTTAAATCCAGAAATAATTGTAATTGGGGGAAGTGTTGCTATGAATAATCAAGATTGATTTAATGCAATTTTTAATAAAGTATTGGAAGTAACCTCTGATATAAGTTATAAAACTAAATTTGAATTTGCAAAGGAACTTGATGACTCAACACTAATTGGTTGTTGTGAGTTATAA
- a CDS encoding class I SAM-dependent methyltransferase produces the protein MLEAGVGNGRMLIPLLKYKIDVIGIDKSKQMIKLCKKN, from the coding sequence GTGCTTGAAGCTGGAGTTGGTAACGGAAGAATGTTGATTCCGTTATTAAAATATAAAATTGATGTTATTGGTATAGATAAATCTAAACAAATGATCAAATTATGTAAAAAAAATTAA
- a CDS encoding acetate and sugar kinases/Hsc70/actin family protein, whose protein sequence is MNTIYIYFGDMYIEYKIFDQNNNQLEYEKLSNAEIYFDNHNFASANKAIDWFNEKITKFTDKYQKGLRIIFTCSTMFLFLLDENLNQIGKGYTPHDALIPKINSQDLIAAKKINNILNITVFPSFKLKETPIKAYSFTTLKGYFAIKLINKNIIDIVDASSTGLLDFKTSKFSPKLLKYVNRENIICPEIYKKLEWYDIKLNNYDCKVNFGIPNTVLGLNVLKEKNVAILSANRTFGIRLLVDKPIQNLLEEQYCYETLDNKYVYGTVSSNGGNNIFIACSQLNISIKDIDNFDLSECTFIEEEINFFEKANFRKFSTKFLEFDFDLDLLYSVIIQFKNKLKFALEKMQKSLGTKIKIIASGAIFDSKYIQSVLINEFKEQITFRDKNQIFINDLKKFIT, encoded by the coding sequence ATGAATACAATTTATATTTATTTTGGAGATATGTATATTGAGTATAAAATTTTTGATCAAAATAATAATCAATTAGAGTATGAAAAATTATCAAATGCTGAAATATATTTCGATAATCACAATTTTGCCTCAGCAAATAAAGCAATAGATTGATTTAATGAAAAAATAACTAAATTTACAGATAAATATCAAAAAGGACTAAGAATTATTTTTACTTGTTCTACTATGTTTCTTTTTTTACTAGACGAAAATTTAAATCAAATTGGAAAAGGTTATACACCACATGATGCTTTAATTCCAAAAATTAATTCACAAGACTTAATTGCTGCCAAGAAAATTAATAATATTTTAAATATTACAGTTTTTCCTTCATTTAAATTAAAAGAAACACCAATAAAGGCTTATTCTTTTACAACTTTAAAAGGGTATTTTGCAATTAAATTAATTAATAAAAATATAATTGATATAGTTGATGCTTCTTCAACCGGTCTTTTAGATTTTAAAACATCTAAATTTAGTCCAAAGTTATTAAAATATGTAAATAGAGAAAATATTATATGTCCTGAAATTTATAAAAAATTAGAGTGATATGATATAAAATTAAATAACTATGATTGCAAAGTAAATTTTGGAATTCCAAATACAGTTTTAGGTTTAAATGTTTTAAAAGAAAAAAATGTAGCTATTTTATCTGCAAATAGAACATTTGGAATTAGATTACTTGTTGATAAACCTATTCAAAATTTACTTGAAGAACAATATTGCTATGAAACTTTAGATAATAAATATGTTTATGGAACAGTATCTTCAAATGGGGGAAATAATATTTTTATAGCATGCTCTCAATTAAATATTTCAATCAAAGATATTGATAATTTTGATTTAAGTGAATGTACATTCATTGAAGAAGAAATAAACTTTTTTGAAAAAGCAAACTTTAGAAAATTTAGTACAAAATTTTTAGAATTTGATTTTGATTTAGATCTTTTATATTCTGTAATTATTCAATTTAAAAATAAATTAAAATTTGCTCTTGAAAAAATGCAAAAAAGTTTAGGAACTAAAATAAAAATAATTGCTTCAGGTGCTATTTTTGATTCAAAATATATTCAAAGTGTGCTTATTAATGAATTTAAAGAGCAAATAACTTTTAGAGATAAAAATCAAATTTTTATAAATGATTTAAAAAAATTTATTACATAA
- a CDS encoding 5'-methylthioadenosine/S-adenosylhomocysteine nucleosidase, producing MEKYCVLFAMEEEAKAFISNINAKLVEEKPFKIYCSNNIYIAISNVGLINASTCFTYVNQKYDFNYYINAGLSGCVGLVLNQLDVVLVNKSYLGNVDATGFGYKLGQVPKMQEYYLSDKNLNEKLNKNFKYANICSSDVFINSQKLFDQIIFKIDKSIEIFDMECGAFFQAAYIFKKPIISLKVISDKIGSKTNEEQFRQILSKGSEIISKTLSVFLERI from the coding sequence ATGGAAAAATACTGTGTATTATTTGCAATGGAAGAAGAAGCAAAAGCATTTATTTCAAATATAAATGCAAAATTAGTTGAAGAAAAACCATTTAAAATTTATTGTTCAAATAATATTTATATTGCTATTTCTAATGTTGGTCTAATAAATGCTTCAACTTGCTTTACATATGTTAATCAAAAATATGATTTTAATTATTATATTAATGCAGGATTAAGTGGTTGTGTTGGTTTAGTGTTAAATCAATTAGACGTTGTTTTAGTTAATAAGTCATATTTAGGAAATGTTGATGCAACTGGTTTTGGTTATAAATTAGGTCAAGTGCCAAAAATGCAAGAATATTATTTATCAGATAAAAACTTAAATGAAAAATTAAATAAAAATTTTAAATATGCAAATATTTGTTCAAGTGATGTTTTTATAAATTCACAAAAATTATTTGATCAAATAATTTTCAAAATTGATAAATCAATTGAAATATTTGATATGGAATGTGGTGCTTTTTTTCAAGCAGCATATATTTTTAAAAAGCCAATAATTAGTTTAAAAGTAATAAGTGATAAAATTGGAAGTAAAACTAATGAAGAACAATTTAGACAAATTCTTTCTAAAGGTAGTGAAATAATTTCAAAAACATTAAGTGTTTTTTTAGAAAGGATATAA
- a CDS encoding nicotinate-nucleotide adenylyltransferase encodes MKKIALFGGSFDPVHTDHINIIKSCKKNLCFDEVWVIPAYVNPFKTISSSSVAQRLEMLEIALSDLEYVKIEKYEISKTKRSYTYDTVSYYKNKYPDISFAFIMGSDQLDNFEKWDNFNELIKAIEFKIFLRTEDINQKIVEKYNLETFEFENNHLSSTKIRNLEDLNLQIKEINDYVNYNLLYLYERLESKMDEKRFFHSLNVGQMTLDLARLNNYDLKKAFIAGTLHDISKQWDEKVLMKYLEKYCIEKINEPKPVWHSYVGAMHLKYDWLFNDDEIINSIFKHTVASKEMSILDMIVFCADKISSERNYPRVDEFRAIVKSDLVLGFKMLLENQYEEAIKKTGMDSIGNDLKQSYQYWVKGNK; translated from the coding sequence ATGAAAAAAATTGCTCTATTTGGAGGAAGTTTTGATCCTGTACATACAGATCATATTAATATAATAAAAAGTTGTAAAAAAAATTTATGTTTTGATGAAGTATGAGTTATTCCAGCATATGTTAATCCATTTAAAACTATTTCAAGCTCTAGTGTTGCACAAAGACTTGAAATGCTTGAAATAGCATTAAGTGATTTGGAATATGTAAAAATTGAAAAATATGAAATTTCAAAAACTAAAAGAAGTTATACATATGATACTGTTTCATACTATAAAAATAAGTATCCTGATATAAGTTTTGCCTTTATAATGGGCTCAGATCAATTGGATAATTTTGAAAAATGGGATAATTTTAACGAATTGATTAAAGCAATAGAATTTAAAATTTTTTTAAGAACAGAAGATATTAATCAAAAAATTGTGGAAAAATATAATTTGGAAACATTTGAATTTGAAAATAATCACTTAAGTTCTACAAAAATTAGAAACTTAGAGGATTTAAATCTTCAAATTAAAGAAATTAATGATTATGTAAATTATAATCTTTTATATTTATATGAAAGATTAGAAAGTAAAATGGATGAGAAAAGATTTTTTCACAGCCTAAATGTTGGGCAAATGACTTTAGATTTAGCAAGACTTAATAATTATGATTTAAAAAAAGCATTTATTGCAGGAACATTACATGACATTTCAAAACAATGAGATGAAAAAGTTTTAATGAAATATTTAGAAAAATATTGCATTGAAAAAATTAATGAACCAAAACCAGTTTGACATTCTTATGTTGGCGCTATGCATTTAAAATATGATTGATTATTTAATGATGATGAAATTATTAATTCAATTTTTAAACATACAGTGGCTTCAAAAGAAATGAGTATTCTTGATATGATAGTTTTTTGCGCAGATAAAATATCTTCAGAAAGAAATTATCCAAGAGTTGATGAATTTAGAGCAATTGTAAAATCAGATTTAGTATTAGGATTTAAAATGCTTTTAGAAAATCAATATGAAGAAGCTATTAAAAAAACAGGAATGGATTCTATAGGAAATGATTTAAAACAAAGTTATCAATATTGAGTAAAAGGAAATAAATAA